Sequence from the Castanea sativa cultivar Marrone di Chiusa Pesio chromosome 12, ASM4071231v1 genome:
TGTCAGCATTTTTCATCCGTCAGTTAACGATAGGGACAATTTTTAACATAATACCAAAAGATTAGGAATTAAATTGACAAATTTAAAAGGCCATAAACTAAATTGATAAACAATTTAAAAGTTAGGAATCTAGTATCAAACATGatataaagtatatatatttaatgtcTAGTCTagcaagcaatttttttttttttttttgaatttcacattCCCTTTTTTCTCACTTAACAATAAATCcaattactcaaaaaaaaaaacgatatccaaaaattaaatgataataggttcataaaaagaaagacagaaATCAAAGTAAATTCTAGTGTGATTTTTCAAATGAATCAAATCCTTAGTTCTATTTTcactgaaaataaataaaaagataaatccTTCATTTCCACTAGATGAGATTGGAAAGACTAAAGACCATTTACAGTTATAACAGTTATCTCCAACAGAGAATCATCCACAACTAACTAAAACAAGTCTCTTCTCAACCTCTGACTGATACTCATACTGATCCATGAATTCCACAATATACACCACACCACCATCTCACCCATCTTCACTCTTCCCAAACATCACACTCTGCAAAACCATCAAACACTTGAAGCAAGTCCATGCCCATATGATCAAAACCGCTCAAATCCACGACCCTCTGGCTGCTGCCGAGGTTCTCAGATATTGTGCTCTTTCGAATAACCGTGATATCCATTACGCACGCAAGGTATTCGACCAAATGCACCAACCAAATTGCTTCTCTTGGAACACTATAATCAGAGCTCTTGCTGAGAGCAATGACGATGGTAAACCACTGTCTGCCTTGTTGTTGTTCTTCCAAATGGTTTGTGATGCTTCTGTGGAACCCAATCAGTTTACATTTCCTTCTGTGTTGAAAGCCTGTGCCCAAACGTCGAGGCTTAAAGAAGGGATGCAAGTTCATGGGTTGGTTGTGAAGTATGGACTGGATAGTGATGAGTTTGTAGTTAGCAATCTTGTTAGGATGTATGTGATGTGTGGGGTTATGAAGGATGCCCATTTGTTGTTTATAAGGAATTTGATTGAATTTGACGAAGGGGATGAAGTTGTGAGGaataataagaaaaaggaagaggGTAATGTAGTTTTATGGAATGTAATGGTTGATGGGTATGTGAGACTTGGGGAGTTTGGTGCTGCTAGGGAATTGTTTGATAGCATGCCTCAAAGAAGTGTAGTGTCATGGAATGTGATGATATCTGGGTATGCTCAAAATGGTTTATTTAAGGAGGCAATAGAGATGTTTCGTGAGATGCAGATGGGAGATGTGTGCCCAAATTATGTGACTTTGGTTAGTGTTCTGCCAGCAATTTCATGTTTCGGGGCACTTGAGTTGGGGAAATGGGTACATTTGTATGCGGAGAAGAATGGGATTGAAATTGATAATGTTCTTGGTTCTGCTTTGGTTGATATGTATTCTAAGTGCGGGAGCATTGAGAAGGCACTTCAAGTTTTTGAGAGATTGCCAAGAAAGAATGCAATCACTTGGAGCACAATAATTGGTGGACTCGCAATGCATGGTCGAGCAAACGATGCACTTGATTATTTTTCAAGGATGGAAAGATCTGGAGTGACACCTAGTGATGTTACTTATATTGGTGTGTTGAGTGCATGTAGCCATGCTGGTTTGGTGGAAGAGGGGCGATCCTTTTTCAGCCACATGGTTAGGGCAGTTGGCTTTGAACCCAGAATTGAACATTATGGGTGTATGGTTGATCTATTAGGTCGTGCTGGACATTTCgaagaagctgaagagcttATCTTAAACATGCCAATCAAGCCAGATGATGTGATCTGGAAAGCCTTACTTGGTGCTTGTAAGATTCATGGTAACATAGAAATGGGCAGACGAGTTGCAAAGGTTTTGATGGATATGGTTCCTCATGATAGCGGGTCTTATGTGGCTCTCTCAAATATGTATGCGTCTTCAGGAAATTGGGAGGCAGTTGCACGTGTGAGGTTGATGATGAAGGAGATGGACATAAGGAAAGACCCTGGATGCAGTTGGATAGAGCTTGACGGAGAAATTCATGAGTTTCTAGTAGACGATGACTCCCATTCTAGAGCCAAAGAAATCCATTCAATGTTGGATGAAATTGCCAACCAATTAAGGTTGATAGGCTATAGGCCAGACACCTCACAAGTCTTGCTCAActtggatgaagaagaaaaagaaagtgccTTGCAATATCATAGTGAGAAGATTGCAGTTGCCTTTGGCTTAATCTGTACGAGTCCTCATACACCACTTTGGATTGTGAAGAACCTACGCATATGTGAAGATTGTCACTCCTCAATGAAACTAATCTCAAAAATTTACAAACGTAAGATAATCATACGTGACCGGAGGCGCTTTCACCATTTTGAGCATGGGTCTTGTTCATGTAAGGATTACTGGTAATAACTCAATCATATGTACATATTTGGCAGTCTCAACTCTCTGGTGCAACTGTATAAAcaatttattcaaaatattttagaacatTACATGGACATACCAATTGTATTCAatgtcttatttcttcaaaattgaGCCTTGCTTGTATCCATTTGGTGGATGTATGTCTATTAGCATTAACATTGGGGGTGTAAAACTCTCCAAATTGCTATTTTATATTCTCAGAAACCCAAAACAGCTTTTTCCAGGCTGCTATTGCTAATACATTTTAGCAACTATGAACACTGTAGCATGGttgtaaaacaaaattatttgattttatttggtttgtttCAAAGGAAGAGATAGAAAAgtagtgaaagagagagaaatgaataaataaatgaataggGTTGAAAAATAAGAACGGAAATGTTCAGTGagttgtaaaatagataaaaataatttttgcgtGTAAAATAGGTATTTTTTTAGATACGTAGATGCAAATGTGCAAGTTTGCATTGTACtggttggaacttggaagcTTTGTATATAAGGTGACACACAAGTAATTGcaacctttttaaaaaaaaagtaattggaAATAATATCATCTAAAAGATGTTCTCCTCTAATCtaattgtgtttattttataagtacCTCTCATCTAATTGTGAATCCTTGACTTGAATTAACTCAATTCTATGTTGAGAAATGGACCGGTGCTTACTTGGTGGTTTAAGTTTTGACATAATATAATTAAGTTTGTTAAAGCTAATAGTAGAGTTACAAGCCCTGATCCATTTTAAAACCTCATAAAAGAGAGATTAATTACAcatatacttcttctttttttgagaagcaaaatttctttttaatgatcGCAAACGTAACCATTAATTTTAATGATCACTTGCATAACTATTAACAATACTAGGTTGTAACTTGTGAATAGGCATggaaacataataataatacaaataataataataataataattattattattattactattattattattattattattattattcaaaggATATAAACTCAGTTATAATAATATTGTTCAGAACTTTGAAGTTGGATATCGTAAAAATTCCATGACTTTTTAGTTCAAATAATTGTATATCTACCCATACAAAAGAGAGAAGCCAAATCCTTATgatgttaataaaaaataaaactgagaAATCTAGTGATTGTGAT
This genomic interval carries:
- the LOC142619212 gene encoding pentatricopeptide repeat-containing protein At5g48910, with the translated sequence MNSTIYTTPPSHPSSLFPNITLCKTIKHLKQVHAHMIKTAQIHDPLAAAEVLRYCALSNNRDIHYARKVFDQMHQPNCFSWNTIIRALAESNDDGKPLSALLLFFQMVCDASVEPNQFTFPSVLKACAQTSRLKEGMQVHGLVVKYGLDSDEFVVSNLVRMYVMCGVMKDAHLLFIRNLIEFDEGDEVVRNNKKKEEGNVVLWNVMVDGYVRLGEFGAARELFDSMPQRSVVSWNVMISGYAQNGLFKEAIEMFREMQMGDVCPNYVTLVSVLPAISCFGALELGKWVHLYAEKNGIEIDNVLGSALVDMYSKCGSIEKALQVFERLPRKNAITWSTIIGGLAMHGRANDALDYFSRMERSGVTPSDVTYIGVLSACSHAGLVEEGRSFFSHMVRAVGFEPRIEHYGCMVDLLGRAGHFEEAEELILNMPIKPDDVIWKALLGACKIHGNIEMGRRVAKVLMDMVPHDSGSYVALSNMYASSGNWEAVARVRLMMKEMDIRKDPGCSWIELDGEIHEFLVDDDSHSRAKEIHSMLDEIANQLRLIGYRPDTSQVLLNLDEEEKESALQYHSEKIAVAFGLICTSPHTPLWIVKNLRICEDCHSSMKLISKIYKRKIIIRDRRRFHHFEHGSCSCKDYW